From the genome of Labrus bergylta chromosome 4, fLabBer1.1, whole genome shotgun sequence, one region includes:
- the znf622 gene encoding cytoplasmic 60S subunit biogenesis factor ZNF622: MSSYTCISCRVAFADGEVQRAHYKTDWHRYNLKRKVADMPPVTAENFQERVLAQRLATEQQLSDAAATEGCGVCNKKFSSANAYQNHLQSHKHQQAEKQALLAAQRRVEKMNEKNLEKGLGDEKVDRDARNEALQQALKEQQRSSAAQTSQGAARQRTEKQEKPPRLMWLEEQAKRREREDGATPGEDDWEDVDDNNDDDEMVEEEEEEEDEEEEAMDHEAAGSDPQPAALPGSIPVTECLFCSHHSRTLMKNVSHMTKVHGFFIPDVEFVIDLKGLIRYLGEKVGAGNVCLWCNEKGRSFYSAEAVQSHMTDKSHCKLFTEGDAALEFADYYDFRSSYPDRKEGEDADMGGDELPDDKTLEYDDETLELTLPSGAKIGHRSLMRYYKQRFGAQRAVALSHNRNAVGRVLRQYRALGWGGDGGYGSLYQKQRDMQYVQMMKSKWMLKMGMSHNSTKQTHFRCQVMF, translated from the exons ATGTCCTCTTACACCTGCATCAGTTGCAGGGTGGCTTTTGCAGACGGCGAGGTGCAGCGAGCTCACTACAAAACCGACTGGCATCGCTACAACCTGAAGCGTAAGGTGGCAGACATGCCTCCAGTCACCGCCGAAAACTTCCAGGAGCGCGTCTTGGCGCAGCGTTTGgccacagagcagcagctgagcgACGCGGCGGCGACCGAGGGCTGCGGCGTCTGCAACAAAAAGTTCTCCAGCGCCAACGCCTACCAGAACCACCTGCAGTCCCACAAACACCAGCAGGCCGAGAAGCAGGCCCTGCTCGCCGCTCAGAGGAGAGTGGAAAAGATGAACGAGAAGAACCTGGAGAAAGGACTCGGCGACGAGAAGGTGGACCGCGACGCCAGGAACGAGGCCCTGCAGCAGGCGCTGAAGGAGCAGCAGAGGTCGAGCGCGGCTCAGACGTCACAAGGGGCGGCGAGGCAGAGGACGGAGAAGCAGGAGAAACCGCCTCGGTTGATGTGGCTGGAGGAGCAAgccaagaggagagagagagaggacggcgCCACACCTGGGGAAG ACGATTGGGAAGACGTTGACGACAACAACGATGACGATGAgatggtggaggaggaagaagaagaagaagatgaagaagaggaggcgaTGGATCACGAAGCGGCGGGTTCCGACCCCCAACCCGCCGCTCTGCCGGGCTCCATCCCCGTCACCGAATGCCTGTTCTGCTCCCACCACTCGAGGACGCTCATGAAGAACGTGTCCCACATGACCAAAGTCCACGGCTTCTTCATCCCGGACGTGGAGTTCGTCATCGACCTCAAGGGGCTCATCCGCTACCTCG gAGAGAAAGTCGGTGCTGGGAACGTGTGCTTATGGTGCAACGAGAAGGGCCGCTCGTTTTACTCAGCTGAAGCGGTACAGAGTCACATGACGGACAAAAGCCACTGTAAGCTGTTCACAGAGGGAGACGCTGCTCTGGAGTTTGCGGACTACTACGACTTCAG gaGCAGCTACCCGGacaggaaggagggagaggatgcAGATATGGGCGGGGACGAGCTGCCGGATGACAAGACTTTAGAGTACGACGACGAAACGTTGGAGCTGACTCTCCCTTCAG gcgCCAAGATCGGCCATCGCTCCCTCATGAGGTACTACAAACAGCGGTTTGGAGCCCAGCGGGCCGTAGCACTGAGCCACAATCGGAACGCCGTTGGCAGAGTCCTCCGGCAGTACAGAGCTCTGGGCTGGGGCGGAGACGGAG GATACGGCTCCCTCTATCAGAAGCAGAGAGACATGCAGTACGTTCAGATGATGAAGTCAAAGTGGATGCTGAAGATGGGAATGAGCCACAACTCCACCAAGCAGACGCACTTCAGATGCCAAGTCATGTTCTAG